Proteins encoded within one genomic window of Pseudalkalibacillus sp. SCS-8:
- a CDS encoding ATP synthase subunit I, whose translation MTEHLSTYNNAFRRYIKYGLYLAAIFVLGWGFTSYKQVFLGLLLGVAVSVLNVWSMHRKIDRVGQAVVEGKKVRTMGSLSRLMTAGLAVLIATRYPEYFDLISVVVGLLMIYLIMLIDFYIASK comes from the coding sequence ATGACAGAGCACCTCTCGACTTACAACAATGCCTTTCGTCGCTACATAAAATACGGACTGTACCTTGCTGCGATCTTCGTCTTAGGCTGGGGCTTCACCAGTTACAAGCAGGTATTCCTCGGACTTCTGCTAGGGGTTGCTGTAAGCGTCCTGAACGTTTGGTCGATGCACAGGAAGATCGATCGAGTTGGACAAGCTGTCGTCGAAGGAAAGAAGGTCAGGACGATGGGCTCGTTATCAAGATTGATGACAGCAGGACTTGCCGTTCTCATTGCCACTCGTTATCCAGAGTATTTCGACTTGATCTCGGTAGTAGTAGGTTTACTCATGATATACCTTATCATGTTGATAGATTTTTATATTGCTTCTAAATGA
- a CDS encoding AtpZ/AtpI family protein, whose product MRTDKRSPLYSMALMSGILSQMVGSILVGVFGGIWLDRTFGTGPFLMIIGLFLGLAAGVYGTIKLIQRFFGEEDQ is encoded by the coding sequence ATGCGCACGGATAAACGATCACCTCTCTATTCGATGGCCCTAATGTCTGGAATTCTCTCGCAAATGGTTGGATCCATTCTAGTCGGCGTCTTCGGAGGTATATGGTTGGACCGAACGTTTGGTACAGGTCCGTTCCTTATGATCATCGGGCTGTTTCTTGGCTTGGCAGCAGGAGTATACGGGACGATCAAGTTAATACAACGATTTTTTGGAGAAGAGGACCAATGA
- the upp gene encoding uracil phosphoribosyltransferase codes for MSKVHVLEHPLIQHKITYIRDVTTGTKEFRELVDEVAALMAFEITRELPLQEVTVKTPVSEAKAYTIAGKKLGLVPILRAGLGMVDGILKLIPAAKVGHVGLYRDPETLQPVEYYVKLPSDVEERELIVIDPMLATGGSAVAAIESLKKRGAQNIKLMCLIAAPEGVKMVQEAHPDVDIYLGALDEYLNEKGYIVPGLGDAGDRLFGTK; via the coding sequence ATGAGTAAAGTACACGTTCTGGAACACCCGCTGATCCAACATAAGATTACATATATTCGTGATGTGACCACTGGAACGAAGGAATTCAGAGAGCTTGTCGATGAGGTTGCAGCATTGATGGCTTTTGAAATCACACGCGAACTTCCCCTGCAAGAAGTGACAGTGAAAACACCTGTTTCTGAAGCGAAAGCCTACACAATTGCGGGTAAAAAGCTAGGATTGGTGCCGATCCTTCGTGCAGGACTTGGCATGGTTGATGGCATTTTGAAGCTGATTCCAGCGGCCAAGGTCGGACACGTCGGTCTATACCGTGATCCGGAAACGCTCCAACCGGTTGAGTATTATGTGAAACTTCCTAGTGATGTTGAAGAACGTGAACTCATCGTAATCGATCCGATGCTTGCGACAGGCGGTTCTGCCGTTGCTGCAATTGAGTCCCTGAAGAAGCGCGGGGCACAAAACATCAAGCTCATGTGTCTGATCGCTGCGCCTGAAGGTGTCAAAATGGTTCAAGAAGCCCATCCTGATGTGGATATCTATCTAGGGGCACTGGATGAATACCTGAATGAAAAGGGGTACATCGTCCCAGGTCTCGGTGATGCAGGAGACCGTTTGTTCGGTACGAAGTAA
- the glyA gene encoding serine hydroxymethyltransferase, whose product MEQLQKQDAELFNSIQEELGRQRNKIELIASENFVSQAVMEAQGSVLTNKYAEGYPGRRYYGGCEHVDVVENLARDRAKKLFGAEHANVQPHSGAQANMGVYFTVLEPGDTVLGMNLSHGGHLTHGSPVNFSGKLYNFVEYGVDEKDHTIQYDDVLALAREHQPKLIVAGASAYPRQIDFKKFREIADEVGAYLMVDMAHIAGLVATGLHQSPVPYADFVTSTTHKTLRGPRGGLILCKEEFAKKIDKSIFPGIQGGPLMHVIAAKAVAFGEALQDDFRTYTKAIVDNARALGDALKEEGLSLVSGGTDNHLLLVDVRSMNVTGKVAERLLDDIGITTNKNTIPFDPESPFVTSGLRLGTAAVTTRGFDADDMKEIASIIALVLRSPDDEQVMKEASERVETLSSKYKLYE is encoded by the coding sequence ATGGAACAACTTCAGAAGCAAGATGCAGAATTATTCAACTCGATACAGGAAGAATTAGGACGACAGCGAAACAAGATTGAATTAATCGCGTCCGAGAACTTTGTAAGCCAGGCGGTCATGGAAGCGCAAGGGTCTGTCCTTACGAACAAATATGCAGAAGGCTACCCTGGACGTCGTTATTATGGCGGCTGTGAACACGTTGATGTCGTAGAAAATCTAGCGAGAGACCGTGCCAAGAAATTGTTTGGCGCAGAGCATGCAAATGTGCAGCCGCATTCTGGTGCTCAAGCGAACATGGGGGTCTATTTCACAGTATTGGAGCCAGGCGATACCGTGCTTGGAATGAACTTGTCACATGGCGGTCACCTGACACACGGAAGCCCAGTCAACTTCAGTGGTAAGCTTTATAACTTTGTCGAGTACGGCGTGGATGAGAAAGACCATACGATCCAGTATGATGATGTATTAGCGTTAGCGAGAGAACACCAACCGAAGCTGATTGTTGCAGGTGCAAGCGCTTACCCAAGACAAATCGACTTCAAGAAGTTCCGCGAAATCGCTGATGAAGTCGGAGCATACTTGATGGTCGACATGGCGCACATTGCCGGTCTTGTTGCGACAGGACTACACCAGAGCCCGGTCCCTTATGCAGACTTTGTGACGTCGACGACGCACAAGACGTTGCGAGGCCCTCGTGGCGGTTTGATTCTTTGTAAGGAAGAGTTTGCGAAGAAGATCGATAAATCAATCTTCCCAGGGATCCAGGGTGGTCCATTGATGCACGTCATCGCTGCGAAAGCAGTCGCGTTTGGAGAAGCGCTTCAGGACGACTTCCGCACATATACGAAAGCGATTGTGGACAATGCCCGCGCTCTAGGTGATGCATTGAAGGAAGAAGGATTGTCACTTGTATCCGGTGGTACGGATAACCATCTCTTGCTTGTCGACGTACGAAGCATGAACGTGACGGGGAAAGTTGCGGAGCGTCTTCTTGATGATATCGGCATTACGACGAACAAGAACACGATACCGTTCGATCCTGAAAGCCCGTTCGTCACAAGTGGTTTGCGCCTCGGTACAGCAGCGGTTACGACGAGAGGATTCGATGCAGATGACATGAAGGAAATCGCATCCATCATCGCACTTGTCCTACGCAGCCCGGATGATGAGCAGGTAATGAAGGAAGCGAGCGAACGCGTCGAAACGCTCTCCTCCAAATACAAGCTGTACGAATAA
- a CDS encoding TIGR01440 family protein: MDETLHQIQPQVVEALEDLEQATPLSQNHLLVVGASTSEVLGEVIGTSGTMDVAHQLYEGITQFRNKTGVQIAFQCCEHLNRALVMERETAIARGYEIVTVVPVRSAGGALATYAYHHLSDPVIVEHISADAGIDIGDTFIGMHLKHVAVPVRSKVKSIGHAHVTLARTRPKLIGGERAVYPAKEELTSF, from the coding sequence ATGGACGAAACGTTGCATCAGATTCAACCTCAAGTTGTCGAAGCCCTGGAGGATCTGGAGCAAGCAACACCTTTGTCTCAAAATCATTTGTTAGTTGTCGGTGCCAGCACAAGCGAAGTGTTAGGTGAAGTGATCGGCACTTCCGGAACGATGGATGTTGCCCACCAGCTTTACGAGGGAATTACTCAATTCCGGAACAAAACCGGTGTCCAAATTGCCTTTCAATGCTGTGAACATTTGAACCGAGCTCTTGTCATGGAGCGGGAGACTGCAATTGCACGTGGCTATGAAATCGTAACCGTGGTGCCGGTAAGATCTGCCGGTGGAGCACTTGCAACTTATGCCTACCACCATTTGAGTGACCCTGTAATTGTTGAACACATTTCAGCAGATGCTGGAATCGACATCGGGGATACGTTCATCGGTATGCATTTGAAGCACGTTGCTGTTCCTGTGAGGTCAAAGGTGAAGTCGATCGGCCATGCGCACGTCACCTTAGCACGTACCCGTCCGAAATTGATCGGGGGCGAACGAGCTGTCTACCCAGCCAAAGAAGAATTGACGTCATTTTAA
- the rpiB gene encoding ribose 5-phosphate isomerase B has translation MKVAIGSDHAGYKIKEDIKEVMDEIGVEYEDVGCNCEDSVDYPDYALPVAEKVSKGEADRGILICGTGIGMSITANKVKGVRCALVHDLFSAKVTRLHNDSNVLAMGERIIGPGLAKEIAKVWLQTEFEGGRHERRVNKIKDVEAMGVE, from the coding sequence ATGAAAGTTGCAATCGGAAGTGACCATGCAGGTTACAAGATCAAAGAAGATATAAAAGAAGTTATGGATGAGATTGGCGTTGAATATGAAGACGTCGGCTGTAACTGTGAAGATTCCGTCGATTACCCGGATTATGCCCTCCCTGTCGCTGAAAAAGTATCCAAAGGGGAAGCGGATCGTGGCATCCTCATTTGTGGAACAGGAATCGGAATGTCGATCACAGCGAATAAAGTGAAAGGTGTCCGCTGTGCGCTTGTCCATGACCTATTCAGTGCAAAAGTGACGAGACTGCACAATGATTCCAACGTATTGGCGATGGGAGAACGAATCATCGGACCTGGTCTCGCAAAAGAAATTGCAAAGGTTTGGTTGCAAACGGAATTTGAAGGCGGTCGTCACGAACGCCGTGTGAACAAAATTAAAGACGTTGAAGCAATGGGTGTGGAATGA
- a CDS encoding low molecular weight protein arginine phosphatase, which yields MNILFVCTGNTCRSPMAEALMKYHANGSIQVKSAGLFAAEGSPASHQSIEVLKDNGIEIDHRSQPLTQDLVDWADLILTMTSRHKQAIVAQFPSKMSHVSTLKEHVLENKETFDKLEQLYDKIEQARMDLYELDEGEKAKRLALEKQIGNLVKEAQELEQTVPAMDVSDPYGGPKEVYCQTYEELDELIQKLATKYS from the coding sequence ATGAACATTTTATTCGTTTGTACTGGAAATACATGTCGGAGCCCGATGGCAGAGGCGTTGATGAAATATCATGCCAATGGCTCGATTCAAGTGAAATCAGCAGGATTGTTTGCAGCTGAGGGAAGTCCTGCCAGCCACCAATCAATCGAAGTGTTGAAGGATAATGGAATCGAAATCGACCATCGCTCACAACCTCTTACACAGGATCTCGTAGATTGGGCGGATTTGATCCTGACGATGACTTCGCGACATAAACAGGCGATTGTTGCTCAATTCCCATCCAAAATGAGCCATGTTTCTACATTGAAGGAACATGTGTTGGAGAATAAAGAAACGTTTGACAAATTAGAGCAGCTTTACGACAAAATTGAACAAGCGCGAATGGATCTGTATGAGCTCGATGAAGGCGAGAAAGCCAAGCGTCTAGCCCTGGAGAAGCAGATCGGAAATTTGGTGAAAGAAGCCCAGGAGCTTGAGCAGACCGTACCGGCCATGGATGTTTCAGACCCATACGGTGGTCCAAAAGAAGTATATTGTCAAACTTATGAAGAATTGGACGAACTGATACAAAAGTTGGCTACAAAATATAGTTGA
- a CDS encoding manganese efflux pump MntP family protein yields MLGELVTLTIMACALGMDAFSMGLGMGMITLRLRQIFKIGMLIGVFHMVMPLLGMSVGKQLTIYFGNLATWIGGILLVILGVQMIYSSFRSTDEPLITPKGLGVWLFAVSVSLDSFSVGLSLGIFGAKIIVTILLFGMISMGLTWLGLFIGRKTQKWFGSYGEALGGCILLSFGLKLLW; encoded by the coding sequence ATGCTCGGCGAATTGGTCACACTGACAATCATGGCATGTGCACTCGGGATGGACGCTTTTTCCATGGGATTGGGAATGGGGATGATTACGCTACGTCTCCGTCAAATTTTCAAAATCGGTATGCTAATCGGTGTATTCCATATGGTCATGCCTTTATTAGGCATGTCTGTAGGAAAACAGTTAACGATATATTTCGGGAATCTTGCAACGTGGATTGGTGGAATTTTGCTGGTCATCCTTGGTGTCCAGATGATCTATTCCTCCTTCCGATCCACCGATGAACCATTGATTACCCCAAAGGGTCTCGGTGTCTGGTTATTTGCAGTCAGTGTCAGCCTTGACAGCTTTTCTGTCGGGTTAAGCCTAGGTATTTTTGGAGCGAAAATCATTGTGACGATCCTACTGTTTGGTATGATCAGCATGGGATTGACATGGTTAGGGCTCTTCATCGGGCGTAAGACCCAGAAATGGTTCGGATCCTATGGCGAGGCGCTAGGCGGATGTATTTTATTGTCCTTCGGTCTGAAACTGTTGTGGTGA
- a CDS encoding PAS domain S-box protein: protein MNHSKSQTSQYKNRKASLAKTYEFEVADQVQDSLMFIVEKKESTYHFITCQGALLQKFGYEDDAFNGKQIDECLPKYHAIRRAISYDRAWEGNSVTYEDTLNGIPYMGAVSPVYDEKGEVTRLQGFCVDMSKKKRAEEKLKEREYYFRTLFNYHPDGIFTLNKDGRFLFINPAVSQICGYDEHELYQTHFMPLIVPEERQKAEDFFHRAKQGEMLHFETSVFHKDGHQIDLQVTNIPINIDGEIHSIYGIVKDISCRKKSEKELHHLRHRIASMIYQSADSIAVFDLKNHLISANPAFEAFYGWTEEELIGKTVPYIPEEELKTYLHIINKVKKGEKFTGLESTRIRKDGTKFYVSVTFSPLHDEDGDIIGYSAITRDIHSQKIAQEALRKKNEQYQIITEHTMDLISVFNADGQIMYSSPSHYAVLGYESGSFTDLEWTEIVHPEDLPDLLKSIANLKNSKQSMKMEVRVKNSEGQWLTLETYGTAVVNHKEEVDSIVTISRDITERKKTEDFLRKSEKLAVLGQLAAGIAHEIRNPLTSLKGFTHLLRANASEEEHDYYQIMLSELERINTIVGEFMMLAKPQPKNVKKNDIGRVLKEAASLLEAQANLHSIEFILDLDSELFLECEADQLKQVFINLMKNGIEAMEDDGKLLKIKAKKEQDAIVISFKDDGCGIPQDKIDHIGEPFYTTKEKGTGLGMMICNKIIENHNGKLEIESEVDKGTVVTLTFPKA from the coding sequence ATGAACCATTCCAAGTCTCAGACCTCACAATATAAAAATCGTAAAGCTTCCCTGGCCAAAACATACGAGTTCGAGGTGGCTGACCAGGTTCAAGACAGCTTGATGTTCATTGTAGAGAAGAAAGAATCCACCTACCATTTCATCACATGCCAAGGAGCCCTGCTCCAGAAGTTCGGTTACGAGGACGATGCCTTCAACGGAAAACAGATTGATGAGTGTCTTCCGAAATACCATGCAATCAGGAGAGCCATATCGTATGATCGGGCATGGGAAGGAAACTCAGTTACATATGAAGATACATTAAATGGCATACCCTATATGGGCGCCGTATCCCCTGTCTATGATGAGAAAGGCGAAGTGACCCGCTTGCAGGGATTCTGTGTGGACATGAGCAAGAAAAAACGAGCTGAAGAAAAGCTGAAGGAGAGGGAGTACTATTTCCGGACCCTTTTCAACTATCATCCTGATGGGATCTTTACATTAAATAAAGACGGCCGGTTCCTTTTTATCAACCCCGCCGTTTCACAAATTTGCGGTTACGATGAACATGAATTGTATCAGACTCATTTCATGCCATTGATCGTGCCTGAGGAAAGGCAAAAGGCAGAGGACTTTTTCCATCGAGCGAAACAGGGAGAAATGCTCCATTTCGAGACATCTGTCTTCCACAAGGATGGTCATCAAATCGACCTGCAGGTCACGAACATTCCAATCAACATTGATGGGGAGATACACAGTATTTACGGCATCGTCAAGGATATTTCATGCAGGAAAAAAAGCGAAAAAGAGCTCCACCATTTAAGGCATCGGATTGCTTCGATGATTTATCAATCTGCTGACTCCATTGCGGTCTTTGATCTGAAAAATCATCTGATCAGTGCAAACCCCGCCTTTGAAGCCTTTTACGGGTGGACGGAAGAAGAGTTGATTGGAAAGACGGTCCCATACATACCAGAAGAAGAATTGAAAACATACCTACATATTATTAATAAGGTGAAAAAAGGAGAAAAATTTACAGGACTGGAATCAACACGCATTCGAAAAGACGGGACGAAGTTTTACGTAAGCGTGACGTTCTCACCACTTCATGATGAAGACGGAGACATAATCGGTTATTCAGCAATCACAAGGGATATCCACTCCCAGAAGATTGCACAAGAGGCCCTTCGGAAAAAGAACGAACAGTACCAAATCATCACCGAACATACGATGGATTTAATCAGTGTGTTCAATGCAGATGGACAGATCATGTACTCCTCTCCCTCTCATTATGCCGTCCTTGGATATGAGAGTGGTTCTTTCACAGACCTGGAATGGACAGAGATCGTCCATCCTGAGGATTTACCTGATTTGCTGAAATCGATCGCCAATCTGAAAAACTCCAAGCAATCGATGAAAATGGAGGTCCGAGTGAAGAATTCGGAAGGCCAATGGCTTACTCTTGAAACATACGGAACAGCGGTCGTCAATCATAAAGAGGAAGTCGATTCCATTGTCACCATTTCCCGTGACATCACAGAACGAAAGAAAACGGAGGACTTTTTACGAAAGTCGGAAAAGCTTGCGGTATTAGGACAGCTTGCAGCAGGAATTGCTCACGAAATAAGGAATCCGCTCACCTCCTTGAAAGGATTCACACACCTGTTGAGGGCGAACGCATCTGAAGAAGAGCATGACTATTATCAAATCATGCTTTCTGAGCTTGAGCGAATCAACACCATTGTCGGTGAGTTCATGATGCTTGCGAAGCCACAACCGAAAAATGTGAAGAAAAACGATATAGGGAGGGTTCTGAAGGAAGCTGCTTCGCTATTAGAAGCTCAAGCCAACCTTCATAGTATTGAATTCATCCTCGACCTCGACTCGGAGCTTTTCCTTGAATGCGAGGCGGACCAATTGAAGCAGGTCTTCATTAACCTGATGAAAAATGGAATTGAAGCGATGGAGGATGACGGAAAGCTTCTTAAGATTAAAGCGAAAAAGGAGCAGGACGCGATTGTCATCTCTTTTAAAGATGATGGCTGCGGAATCCCGCAGGATAAGATCGATCATATCGGGGAGCCGTTCTATACGACGAAGGAAAAAGGAACAGGCCTCGGCATGATGATTTGCAATAAAATCATCGAAAACCATAACGGCAAGCTTGAAATTGAAAGTGAAGTCGATAAAGGAACGGTCGTCACCCTTACCTTTCCAAAAGCATGA
- a CDS encoding L-threonylcarbamoyladenylate synthase, giving the protein MITTKWNVENVDNLTEHPAIQEAAMWIREGEVIAFPTETVYGLGANACSNSAIEKIFKAKGRPSDNPLIVHIANEKQLEQAAASWSETAKRLMDAFWPGPLTIILPKKESIADRTTAGLTSVGIRMPDHPVALALIEAAGVPIAAPSANRSGKPSPTIGEHVYKDLNGRIKGIIDAGTTGVGLESTVVEVIGEQVTILRPGGVSKQQLESVVDHVVWDNALFEQEQIPKSPGMKYTHYAPDAPLLLVDGSMAFFQSCVDQYRADGKKVGILVSDELADEISADEVKRLGSVRHVEGIAQKLYHQLRAFDDTDVDVILAEMYPIEGIGEALMNRLLKAAGNQVLTEK; this is encoded by the coding sequence TTGATAACGACAAAATGGAATGTGGAAAATGTGGATAACTTAACCGAGCATCCGGCAATACAAGAGGCGGCGATGTGGATAAGAGAAGGAGAGGTCATTGCTTTTCCTACCGAGACCGTTTATGGACTTGGAGCCAATGCGTGCTCAAATTCTGCAATCGAAAAAATTTTCAAAGCAAAAGGTCGCCCGAGCGACAATCCACTGATTGTGCATATCGCAAATGAAAAACAGCTCGAGCAGGCTGCCGCTTCATGGTCGGAAACCGCTAAGCGCTTGATGGATGCATTCTGGCCAGGGCCGCTTACGATTATTTTACCGAAAAAAGAATCCATTGCAGACCGTACGACAGCTGGCCTGACGAGTGTGGGGATACGCATGCCGGACCATCCTGTCGCGTTGGCTTTAATTGAAGCAGCTGGGGTACCGATTGCAGCACCGAGTGCGAACCGGTCGGGTAAACCTAGCCCGACGATCGGTGAGCATGTCTATAAAGATTTGAATGGTCGTATAAAAGGAATCATCGATGCCGGAACGACGGGTGTCGGGCTTGAATCGACGGTCGTCGAGGTGATTGGCGAACAAGTGACGATTCTCAGACCAGGTGGCGTATCCAAACAACAGCTTGAGTCCGTCGTTGACCATGTCGTCTGGGATAACGCATTGTTTGAACAAGAACAAATCCCGAAATCTCCTGGAATGAAATATACGCACTACGCACCGGATGCACCCTTATTGTTAGTGGACGGATCGATGGCGTTCTTCCAGTCATGTGTTGACCAGTATCGAGCGGACGGAAAGAAGGTAGGGATCCTCGTCAGTGATGAACTCGCAGACGAGATTTCCGCAGATGAAGTGAAGAGACTCGGTTCTGTTCGTCATGTCGAAGGGATTGCACAAAAGCTGTATCATCAGCTTCGTGCGTTCGATGACACTGATGTTGATGTGATCCTCGCCGAAATGTATCCAATCGAAGGAATAGGAGAAGCGCTCATGAACCGGCTTTTAAAAGCAGCTGGCAACCAAGTGCTGACTGAAAAATAA
- a CDS encoding GNAT family N-acetyltransferase, translated as MLSFRPAETNDAPSIKQFVAQAGLSSEGIEQCIQTFIILETDKKKMAGTVGLERNGDVGLIRSLVLDKEYSSEELLLRLLKAIIRLADHQGVQTVYLLTRVTSIFYALGFTEVPYDQVPEELLNTPHLKQYDRDQIAIMKRHLVEMG; from the coding sequence ATGTTATCGTTTCGTCCCGCAGAAACGAACGATGCCCCATCTATTAAACAATTTGTAGCGCAGGCCGGGTTATCAAGTGAAGGAATCGAACAGTGCATCCAGACGTTCATCATATTGGAAACGGACAAAAAGAAAATGGCAGGAACAGTCGGACTTGAACGGAATGGTGATGTTGGGCTCATACGATCGCTTGTGTTAGATAAAGAGTATTCCTCAGAGGAGTTATTGCTTCGCTTACTGAAAGCAATCATACGGCTCGCCGATCATCAAGGTGTCCAGACGGTCTACCTGTTGACGCGCGTGACCTCCATCTTCTACGCACTCGGGTTTACTGAAGTCCCGTATGACCAAGTGCCGGAAGAGCTCCTTAACACCCCCCATCTCAAACAATATGATCGCGACCAAATCGCTATTATGAAACGCCATTTAGTCGAGATGGGCTAG
- the spoIIR gene encoding stage II sporulation protein R, translated as MKRKTIVAMLLILMIMVVFYETQIKVANASFNDIPEQMIPEESIRLRILANSDSAADQELKRSIRDEVNRQITEWVFGIESLEDARAIIKRELPSIKQIVQQALTNQGIKESFSVDFGNVAFPTKLYGDFIYPAGEYEAVLISIGEAKGANWWCVLFPPLCFLDFENGDAVESENDEVQAVDNSGEKLEKDAEVKFFVFELFEKITIALGNLFA; from the coding sequence ATGAAACGGAAAACAATCGTAGCGATGCTATTGATTTTGATGATAATGGTCGTATTCTATGAAACACAAATAAAGGTAGCGAATGCTTCATTCAATGATATTCCAGAGCAAATGATTCCAGAAGAATCGATCCGATTACGTATCCTTGCAAACAGTGATTCTGCAGCTGATCAGGAATTGAAACGGTCGATCCGCGATGAGGTCAACCGACAGATCACAGAATGGGTTTTTGGAATCGAATCGCTGGAGGACGCGAGAGCAATCATCAAGCGTGAGCTCCCATCCATCAAACAAATCGTCCAGCAAGCGTTGACGAATCAAGGCATCAAGGAAAGCTTTTCGGTCGATTTCGGAAACGTCGCTTTTCCAACGAAGCTTTACGGGGATTTCATCTACCCTGCGGGTGAGTACGAGGCTGTATTGATCTCAATCGGAGAAGCGAAAGGCGCGAACTGGTGGTGTGTATTATTCCCGCCGCTATGCTTCCTCGACTTTGAAAATGGTGACGCTGTTGAATCCGAAAATGATGAAGTCCAAGCTGTGGACAATTCAGGCGAAAAGCTTGAGAAAGATGCAGAAGTGAAATTCTTCGTCTTCGAGCTTTTTGAAAAAATTACAATCGCACTCGGGAATCTATTTGCCTAA
- the prmC gene encoding peptide chain release factor N(5)-glutamine methyltransferase — translation MNVIEALRWASSFLKQKNREPNAAEWLLCHVLQIRRSEMLSSFERELTEEQQLQFKTFVEQHGEGIPIQYLTKTEEFYGRPFTVSPEVLIPRPETEELVLSVLERIPSFFKGKKDLRVVDIGTGSGIIATTLKLEKPSFEVTGIDIAKASLDVARQNSERLGAEVRWMQGDLLQPFLGSGEKFDIVVSNPPYIPESDIETLDETVKAHEPIRALVGGEDGYYFYRKIIRQLPEVLNDRALVAFEVGFDQGDKVASLLEEQFGEDVETEVLIDINGKQRIVIGRIE, via the coding sequence ATGAATGTGATTGAAGCCCTCCGTTGGGCTTCTTCTTTTTTAAAACAAAAGAATCGAGAGCCTAATGCGGCGGAATGGTTGCTTTGCCATGTCCTGCAAATCAGGCGGAGCGAGATGCTGTCGTCCTTTGAGCGTGAGTTGACGGAGGAACAGCAACTCCAGTTTAAGACGTTCGTCGAACAGCATGGTGAGGGTATACCGATTCAATATTTGACGAAGACGGAAGAATTTTATGGGAGGCCGTTTACGGTAAGCCCTGAAGTCCTGATTCCGAGACCTGAGACAGAAGAGCTTGTCCTATCTGTTCTGGAGCGAATTCCCAGCTTTTTTAAAGGGAAAAAGGACCTCCGTGTAGTCGATATCGGAACAGGCAGCGGAATCATTGCAACGACGTTGAAGCTTGAGAAGCCATCATTCGAAGTGACTGGCATCGATATTGCTAAAGCCTCACTGGATGTGGCGCGTCAGAATAGTGAGAGGCTTGGAGCGGAAGTCCGCTGGATGCAGGGGGACCTGCTACAGCCGTTCCTGGGATCTGGTGAGAAGTTTGATATCGTCGTTTCAAATCCTCCGTATATCCCTGAGTCCGACATCGAAACACTTGATGAAACCGTCAAGGCGCATGAGCCGATTAGGGCGCTTGTCGGAGGAGAAGACGGCTACTACTTTTACCGGAAGATTATCCGGCAGCTGCCAGAGGTCCTCAACGACCGTGCGTTGGTTGCTTTTGAGGTCGGTTTTGATCAAGGGGACAAGGTCGCTTCCCTTTTAGAGGAACAGTTCGGTGAAGATGTCGAGACCGAAGTGCTCATCGATATCAATGGCAAACAACGGATCGTCATCGGTAGGATCGAGTAA